A part of Larimichthys crocea isolate SSNF chromosome VII, L_crocea_2.0, whole genome shotgun sequence genomic DNA contains:
- the LOC113745978 gene encoding protein FAM222B-like produces the protein MLACLPASGDPTIRLLSRTQMNTGLQKWETTQKMRSASYPTPAELDAYAKKVANNPLTIQIFPNSVKVPQRKHIRRTVNGLDTSSSSQRHSPYPSQVSSSRGLLAVLRAPAKGIIKESDGSRAQQLHKAIMNPHSGPYTTQSTLNLPQPAPHLQGPSQPAAQVAQKQGMVNPQALQQQQSMTHPMTLQQPQTMPHPQALQQRSMAHTQALQRQQSLSQVQTSQQQRLAHPQGIQRQQSLPHTQALQQQPSQSCPPVVPQQHLSHLQTLKHQPAPPQALLTQQGVTQDLRHMSDGAQLPSLQHTQGLVGSQPLPQAVGAGPPTIPNSLQQPPPGAYGPRKLPDADAPPNVTVSTSTIPLSMAASLHQNRPSDLSSIVHQINQLCQARAGMGTTSVCEGQIANPSPISRNLLINASSRVSSHHPALGSVPSCLMVGPPDKATAQTPSAALHSQPNIAATNSIQVPAFHTDQEKVHLQQQQLQHHLHQQKQQQQQLQQQHLQLQQLQQQRSWAQHQLAHMQQPPEGAHPCKNPRMEPPSECAFPSRNLSYSHKLPNTAQSFPLKHPAEKPRPSSPVNCPVGPMPYINGHYMQPPWGSIPATAGNNGSGPQDLPVAFQGGQAAASTDRIPGAKYRPGKEGPPGQPKLMQNVDFLGGDFQMPNFQEQNMDVMEKMHRSAMGQVQEPNNGRGVHSHHPGYH, from the exons ATGCTGGCCTGTCTGCCAGCATCAGGTGACCCTACCATCAGACTTCTCTCCCGCACGCAGATGAACACTGGACTTCAGAAAT GGGAAACTACACAGAAGATGAGATCTGCCAGCTATCCAACCCCAGCAGAGTTGGATGCCTATGCTAAGAAAGTTGCCAACAACCCTCTGACCATCCAGATCTTCCCCAACAGTGTCAAGGTACCTCAAAGGAAGCACATTCGGCGCACTGTCAACGGGCTTGACACATCCTCGTCCAGCCAGCGCCACAGTCCCTACCCCTCTCAGGTCAGCTCCAGTAGGGGCCTACTGGCTGTCCTCCGTGCGCCTGCCAAAGGCATCATCAAAGAGTCGGACGGTAGCCGTGCCCAACAGCTTCACAAGGCCATCATGAACCCTCACAGTGGGCCGTacaccactcaaagcactttaaatCTTCCTCAACCCGCTCCTCACCTACAGGGCCCGTCTCAGCCTGCGGCCCAGGTGGCCCAGAAGCAGGGCATGGTTAACCCACAGGCGCTACAGCAACAGCAAAGCATGACTCACCCAATGACTTTACAGCAGCCTCAAACCATGCCTCATCCACAGGCTTTACAGCAAAGAAGCATGGCTCATACACAAGCTCTGCAGCGGCAGCAGAGTCTGTCCCAGGTTCAGACTTCACAGCAGCAAAGATTGGCTCACCCTCAAGGCATACAGAGGCAGCAGAGCCTGCCTCACACTCaggctctgcagcagcagccgagCCAGTCCTGTCCACCGGTCGTACCACAGCAGCATCTTTCTCATCTGCAGACACTAAAGCATCAACCGGCTCCTCCGCAAGCTTTACTTACACAACAAGGAGTGACTCAGGATCTGCGCCACATGTCTGATGGAGCTCAGCTCCCGAGCCTGCAGCACACCCAGGGGCTAGTAGGTTCACAGCCCCTCCCCCAGGCTGTGGGTGCAGGACCTCCTACCATACCTAACAGCCTCCAGCAGCCCCCGCCGGGGGCATACGGACCACGGAAGCTCCCTGACGCAGACGCCCCACCAAATGTAACTGTATCTACCTCCACCATCCCACTGTCCATGGCAGCCAGCCTGCATCAGAACCGGCCCAGTGACCTGAGCAGCATTGTGCACCAAATCAACCAGTTGTGCCAGGCACGAGCTGGCATGGGCACCACCTCGGTCTGTGAGGGCCAGATTGCAAACCCTAGTCCCATCAGCCGTAACCTGCTGATCAACGCCAGCTCGAGGGTGTCCTCTCACCACCCGGCTCTGGGCTCTGTGCCGAGCTGCCTCATGGTGGGACCCCCAGACAAAGCTACAGCTCAGACTCCCAGTGCTGCTCTCCATTCACAGCCCAATATAGCTGCTACAAATAGTATACAGGTACCTGCCTTTCACACAGACCAAGAGAAGGtacacctgcagcagcagcagcttcaacaCCATTTACATcagcaaaaacagcagcagcagcagctacagcagcaacACTTACAactacagcagctgcagcagcagcgctcTTGGGCTCAGCATCAACTGGCCCACATGCAGCAGCCCCCAGAGGGGGCCCATCCCTGCAAGAACCCCAGGATGGAGCCTCCATCTGAGTGTGCGTTCCCCTCTCGAAACCTCAGCTATTCCCACAAGCTACCTAACACTGCACAGTCCTTTCCTCTGAAACACCCTGCAGAGAAACCACGACCTTCATCCCCTGTTAACTGCCCCGTAGGTCCTATGCCTTACATTAATGGCCACTACATGCAGCCACCGTGGGGCAGCATCCCAGCCACAGCAGGTAACAACGGATCCGGCCCTCAGGACCTTCCAGTGGCTTTCCAGGGGGGGCAGGCTGCTGCCTCCACAGACCGCATCCCAGGGGCAAAGTACCGGCCGGGCAAAGAAGGCCCTCCTGGCCAGCCCAAGTTAATGCAGAATGTGGATTTCTTGGGAGGGGACTTCCAGATGCCCAACTTTCAGGAGCAGAACATGGATGTGATGGAGAAGATGCACAGGTCAGCCATGGGTCAAGTTCAGGAGCCCAACAACGGCAGAGGCGTCCACAGTCATCACCCAGGCTACCACTAA
- the LOC113746030 gene encoding solute carrier family 35 member F2-like: protein MNPKQSEDVSRDTSYTNQSGGLMERIRTFNTKDVFTWQVAKTLAMGQGLAALVCGTAISSQYLATSFHVNTPMLQSFFNYALLFVTYGPILLCRTGDGNILQILKRRWWKYLLLGLVDVEANYSVVKAYQYTTITSIQLLDCFVVPVLMLLSWWILKTRYRLVHFVAVCICLLGVGAMVGADLLAGRDQGSTSNILLGDGLVLLSASLYAVSNVCQEYTVKNLSKVEFLGMVGLFGTIISTIQMVVLERNEVAAIQWSWQVGLLFSAFALCLYTLYNCMSIVVKLSSATSVNLSLLTADLFSLFCGIFLFQYNFSGLYLVSLVVIIIGFITFNAVPTPTDNTDSTFTSSSSICEEGYYVNPLAIQDDINKQEVTARIATEEEEDVVSVGRSTKM from the exons atgaaCCCCAAACAGTCCGAGGATGTTTCCAGAGACACGAGCTACACAAACCAGAGCGGTGGACTCATGGAGAGGATCAGGACGTTCAACACCAAAGACGTCTTCACCTG gcagGTAGCCAAGACACTGGCCATGGGTCAGGGTCTGGCTGCCCTCGTCTGTGGGACGGCCATCTCCTCCCAGTACCTGGCCACAAGCTTCCACGTGAACACACCCATGCTGCAGAGCTTCTTTAACTACGCTCTGCTGTTTGTCACCTACGGCCCCATACTGCTCTGCAGGACAG GGGATGGAAATATTTTACAGATTCTCAAGAGAAGATGGTGGAAGTACCTTCTGCTGGGACTGGTGGACGTGGAGGCCAACTACAGTGTGGTTAAAGCATACCAGTACACCACCATCACCAGTATACAG CTTCTGGACTGCTTTGTGGTCCCGGTTCTGATGCTTCTGTCCTGGTGGATTTTGAAGACACGCTACAGGCTGGTCCACTTTGTGGCCGTCTGCATCTGTCTCCTTGGGGTGGGAGCGATGGTGGGAGCCGACCTGCTCGCTGGACGAGACCAAGGCTCCA cctcaAACATCTTGTTAGGTGACGGTTTGGTGCTGCTCAGCGCCTCGCTGTATGCAGTGTCCAATGTGTGTCAGGAGTACACAGTGAAGAACCTGAGCAAGGTGGAGTTTCTGGGCATGGTCGGCTTGTTCGGCACCATCATCAGCACCATACAGAT GGTGGTCCTGGAGCGAAATGAAGTTGCTGCCATCCAGTGGAGCTGGCAAGTTG GCCTCCTGTTCTCTGCCTTCGCGTTGTGTCTGTACACTCTGTACAACTGCATGTCCATCGTGGTGAAGCTGAGCAGCGCCACCTCCGTCAACCTCTCCCTGCTCACCGCTGACCTCTTCAGCCTCTTCTGTGGGATCTTCCTCTTCCAGTAcaat TTCTCTGGACTCTACCTGGTCTCACTTGTGGTCATCATCATCGGCTTCATCACCTTCAACGCTGTGCCAACACCCACTGACAACACAGactccaccttcacctcctcctcctccatctgtgaGGAGGGTTACTATGTCAATCCTTTGGCCATTCAGGATGACATCAACAAACAAGAAGTGACCGCGAGGATCGccaccgaggaggaggaggatgttgtGTCTGTTGGACGCAGCACTAAAATGTGA
- the LOC113746084 gene encoding rhomboid-related protein 4-like, producing MASFLWKGNRLERRLGGAWFLYLLSVLLPAHRAGPIWLLQAWLTKLIQEPDPLWDLIDAPRLTAASVLRSQDFLIGHLSGILVGLLYTLGPLRIIMETCAESVSSDMNDPRPSTYFNFSGHSGTGPESPQNAEDRTAEDCTAEDRTAEDRTAEDRTAEDRTAEDCTAEDCTAVDRMAEDCTAEDRMAEDCAADDSSDYIKTDLDRMTEEEQIELAIRNSLNDRGPTRRRRTAQPPSGFHPTEEEEEASPEEIRRRRLRRLEEEFYHQRRRRHFLDL from the exons ATGGCGTCCTTCCTGTGGAAAGGTAACAGGCTGGAGCGCCGTCTGGGTGGAGCCTGGTTCCTCTATCTGCTGTCGGTCCTTCTTCCTGCTCACCGGGCGGGTCCTATCTGGCTGCTGCAGGCGTGGCTGACTAAACTCATCCAGGAGCCCGATCCACTGTGGGACCTCATCGACGCCCCTCGGCTCACAGCAGCGAGTGTGCT TCGCTCCCAG GACTTCTTGATCGGTCACCTGTCGGGCATCCTGGTGGGTCTGTTGTACACTTTGGGTCCACTGAGGATCATCATGGAGACGTGTGCAG AGTCTGTGTCTTCAGATATGAATGATCCACGGCCGAGTACATACTTCAACTTCTCAG gTCACAGTGGGACTGGTCCAGAGAGTCCACAGAATGCTGAAGATCGTACAGCAGAAGATTGTACAGCTGAAGATCGTACAGCTGAAGATCGTACAGCTGAAGATCGTACAGCTGAAGATCGTACAGCAGAGGATTGTACGGCAGAAGATTGTACGGCTGTAGATCGTATGGCAGAAGATTGTACGGCTGAAGATCGTATGGCAGAAGATTGTGCAGCAGATGACTCATCTGATTACATCAAAACCGACCTGGACAGAATGACGGAGGAGGAGCAGATTGAACTGGCGATCAGGAACAGCCTGAATGACCGag gACCGACGAGGCGGAGACGAACAGCACAACCTCCTTCTGGTTTCCAccccacagaggaggaggaggaggcgagccCAGAGGAGATCAGGAGGAGACGACTGAGGAGACTTGAAGAGGAATTTTATCaccagaggagaagaagacactTTTTGGATTTATGA
- the LOC113745979 gene encoding flotillin-2 isoform X1: protein MGNCLTVGPNEALVVSGGCCGSDTKTYVVGGWSWAWWLISDTQRLTLEIMTLQPRCEDVETAEGVAITVTGVAQVKVMTEHDLLAVACEQFLGKSVIEIKTVVLQTLEGHLRSILGTLTVEQIYQDRDQFAKLVREVAAPDVGRMGIEILSFTIKDVYDKLDYLSSLGKTQTAAVQRDADIGVAEAERDAGIREAECKKEMMDVKFLADTKMADSKRELELQKASFNQEVNTKKAEAQLAYELQAAKEQQKIRLEEIEIQVVQRKKEITIEEKEVARTDRELIATVKRPAEAEAYKMQQLAEGQKMKTVLMAQAEAEKIRKIGEAEACSIEAVGKAEAEKMRLKAEAYQQYGEAAKTALVLEALPKLASKVAAPLAKTNEIVILSGEGGRVTGEVNRLLAELPVSVNALTGVDLSKIPLLQKMTGAQA, encoded by the exons ATGGGGAACTGTCTGACCGTGGGCCCGAACGAGGCGCTCGTGGTCTCCG GTGGTTGCTGTGGCTCTGACACAAAGACCTACGTGGTGGGAGGCTGGTCCTGGGCCTGGTGGCTCATCTCAGACACCCAAAG GTTAACTCTGGAGATCATGACTCTGCAGCCCCGATGTGAGGACGTGGAGACAGCAGAGGGTGTAGCCATCACTGTCACAGGTGTGGCTCAG gtcAAAGTCATGACGGAGCACGACCTGCTGGCGGTGGCTTGTGAACAGTTTCTGGGTAAATCAGTGATTGAGATCAAAACTGTGGTTCTGCAGACTTTGGAGGGACACCTGCGCTCCATCCTCG GTACTCTGACCGTGGAGCAGATCTATCAGGACAGGGACCAGTTTGCCAAACTGGTGCGGGAGGTAGCAGCTCCAGATGTGGGCAGGATGGGCATCGAGATTCTCAGCTTTACCATCAAG GATGTGTACGATAAACTGGATTACCTGAGCTCCCTCGGGAAGACGCAGACCGCCGCCGTCCAGAGAGACGCAGACATCGGCGTGGCTGAAGCAGAGAGGGATGCTGGGATACGG GAAGCCGAGTGTAAGAAGGAGATGATGGACGTCAAGTTCCTGGCCGACACCAAGATGGCCGACTCCAAACgggagctggagctgcagaaAGCTAGTTTCAACCAGGAAGTCAACACCAAG AAAGCCGAGGCTCAGCTGGCGTACGAGCTGCAGGCGGCCAAGGAGCAGCAGAAGATCCGTCTGGAGGAGATCGAGATCCAGGTGGTGCAGCGGAAGAAGGAGATCACCATCGAGGAGAAGGAGGTCGCCCGCACAGACAGGGAGCTCATCGCCACCGTCAAGAGGCCCGCCGAGGCCGAGGCCTACAAAATGCAGCAGCTGGCCGAGGGGCAGAA GATGAAGACGGTGCTGATGGCTCAGGCTGAGGCGGAGAAGATCAGGAAGATCGGTGAGGCGGAGGCTTGCTCCATCGAGGCTGTGGGCAAGGCAGAGGCTGAGAAGATGAGACTGAAGGCCGAGGCCTACCAGCAGTACGGAGAAGCAGCGAAGACGGCGCTGGTCCTCGAGGCCCTGCCAAAG CTCGCTTCCAAGGTGGCGGCGCCATTAGCCAAGACCAACGAGATCGTCATCCTCAGCGGGGAGGGCGGCCGCGTGACGGGCGAGGTGAACCGCCTCCTGGCTGAACTTCCCGTGTCTGTCAACGCTCTGACTGGAGTGGACCTGTCAAAG ATCCCGTTGCTGCAGAAGATGACTGGTGCTCAAGCCTGA
- the LOC113745979 gene encoding flotillin-2 isoform X2 translates to MTLQPRCEDVETAEGVAITVTGVAQVKVMTEHDLLAVACEQFLGKSVIEIKTVVLQTLEGHLRSILGTLTVEQIYQDRDQFAKLVREVAAPDVGRMGIEILSFTIKDVYDKLDYLSSLGKTQTAAVQRDADIGVAEAERDAGIREAECKKEMMDVKFLADTKMADSKRELELQKASFNQEVNTKKAEAQLAYELQAAKEQQKIRLEEIEIQVVQRKKEITIEEKEVARTDRELIATVKRPAEAEAYKMQQLAEGQKMKTVLMAQAEAEKIRKIGEAEACSIEAVGKAEAEKMRLKAEAYQQYGEAAKTALVLEALPKLASKVAAPLAKTNEIVILSGEGGRVTGEVNRLLAELPVSVNALTGVDLSKIPLLQKMTGAQA, encoded by the exons ATGACTCTGCAGCCCCGATGTGAGGACGTGGAGACAGCAGAGGGTGTAGCCATCACTGTCACAGGTGTGGCTCAG gtcAAAGTCATGACGGAGCACGACCTGCTGGCGGTGGCTTGTGAACAGTTTCTGGGTAAATCAGTGATTGAGATCAAAACTGTGGTTCTGCAGACTTTGGAGGGACACCTGCGCTCCATCCTCG GTACTCTGACCGTGGAGCAGATCTATCAGGACAGGGACCAGTTTGCCAAACTGGTGCGGGAGGTAGCAGCTCCAGATGTGGGCAGGATGGGCATCGAGATTCTCAGCTTTACCATCAAG GATGTGTACGATAAACTGGATTACCTGAGCTCCCTCGGGAAGACGCAGACCGCCGCCGTCCAGAGAGACGCAGACATCGGCGTGGCTGAAGCAGAGAGGGATGCTGGGATACGG GAAGCCGAGTGTAAGAAGGAGATGATGGACGTCAAGTTCCTGGCCGACACCAAGATGGCCGACTCCAAACgggagctggagctgcagaaAGCTAGTTTCAACCAGGAAGTCAACACCAAG AAAGCCGAGGCTCAGCTGGCGTACGAGCTGCAGGCGGCCAAGGAGCAGCAGAAGATCCGTCTGGAGGAGATCGAGATCCAGGTGGTGCAGCGGAAGAAGGAGATCACCATCGAGGAGAAGGAGGTCGCCCGCACAGACAGGGAGCTCATCGCCACCGTCAAGAGGCCCGCCGAGGCCGAGGCCTACAAAATGCAGCAGCTGGCCGAGGGGCAGAA GATGAAGACGGTGCTGATGGCTCAGGCTGAGGCGGAGAAGATCAGGAAGATCGGTGAGGCGGAGGCTTGCTCCATCGAGGCTGTGGGCAAGGCAGAGGCTGAGAAGATGAGACTGAAGGCCGAGGCCTACCAGCAGTACGGAGAAGCAGCGAAGACGGCGCTGGTCCTCGAGGCCCTGCCAAAG CTCGCTTCCAAGGTGGCGGCGCCATTAGCCAAGACCAACGAGATCGTCATCCTCAGCGGGGAGGGCGGCCGCGTGACGGGCGAGGTGAACCGCCTCCTGGCTGAACTTCCCGTGTCTGTCAACGCTCTGACTGGAGTGGACCTGTCAAAG ATCCCGTTGCTGCAGAAGATGACTGGTGCTCAAGCCTGA
- the LOC113746031 gene encoding rhomboid-related protein 4-like isoform X2, whose translation MQRGLQFGLLLLAVQLFQQGLGNIPAVTLAVLGFNVYLFMFPAAPLMKACVSLHYVYSLKEWRRLFLSPLHHVDDWHLYYNMASFLWKGTRLERRLGGAWFLYLLSVLSLLTGLVYLLLQAWLTKLIQEPNPLWDLIDASAHSSECAVGFSGVLFALKVINNHYNPGGVTYLLGTIRVSNRFASWVELVLIYVIAPRTSLIGHLSGILVGLLYTLGPLRIIMETCAESVSSDMNDPRPSTYFNFSGYSGTRRERPQHAEDRTAEDRTAEDRTAEDQTDLDRMTEEEQIELAIRNSLNDRGPTRRRRTAQPPSGFHPTEEEENLEELRRRRLRRLEEEFYNQRRRRQFM comes from the exons ATGCAGAGAGGTCTCCAGTTCGGCCTGCTGCTTCTGGCTGTCCAGTTGTTCCAGCAGGGTCTGGGTAACATCCCAGCCGTCACCCTGGCGGTGCTTGGATTCAACGTGTATCTGTTCATGTTTCCTGCTGCTCCCCTGATGAAG GCCTGTGTGAGCCTCCACTATGTTTACAGTCTTAAAGAGTGGCGTCGCCTCTTCCTGTCCCCCCTCCACCACGTGGATGATTGGCACCTCTACTACAACATGGCGTCCTTCCTGTGGAAAGGTACGAGGCTGGAGCGCCGCCTGGGTGGAGCCTGGTTCCTCTATCTGCTGTCGgtcctctctctgctcaccGGGCTGGTctatctgctgctgcaggcgTGGCTGACTAAACTCATCCAGGAGCCCAATCCACTGTGGGACCTCATCGACGCCTCGGCTCACAGCAGCGAGTGTGCTGTGGGCTTCTCAG GCGTCCTGTTTGCTCTGAAGGTCATCAATAACCATTACAACCCAGGCGGTGTGACCTACCTGTTGGGTACTATTCGAGTGTCCAACCGCTTCGCAAGCTGGGTGGAGTTAGTCCTGATCTATGTAATCGCTCCCAG GACTTCTTTGATCGGTCACCTGTCGGGCATCCTGGTGGGTCTGTTGTACACTTTGGGTCCACTGAGGATCATCATGGAGACGTGTGCAG AGTCTGTGTCTTCAGATATGAATGATCCACGGCCGAGTACATACTTCAACTTCTCAG gttacAGTGGGACTAGACGAGAGCGTCCGCAGCATGCTGAAG ATCGCACGGCTGAAGATCGCACGGCTGAAGATCGCACGGCTGAAGATCAAACCGACCTGGACAGAATGACGGAGGAGGAGCAGATTGAACTGGCGATCAGGAACAGCCTGAATGACCGag gACCGACGAGGCGGAGACGAACAGCACAACCTCCTTCTGGTTTCCAccccacagaggaggaggagaacctGGAGGAGCTCAGGAGGAGACGACTGAGGAGACTTGAAGAGGAATTTTACAaccagaggagaagaagacagttCATGTAG
- the LOC113746031 gene encoding rhomboid-related protein 4-like isoform X1, translated as MQRGLQFGLLLLAVQLFQQGLGNIPAVTLAVLGFNVYLFMFPAAPLMKACVSLHYVYSLKEWRRLFLSPLHHVDDWHLYYNMASFLWKGTRLERRLGGAWFLYLLSVLSLLTGLVYLLLQAWLTKLIQEPNPLWDLIDASAHSSECAVGFSGVLFALKVINNHYNPGGVTYLLGTIRVSNRFASWVELVLIYVIAPRTSLIGHLSGILVGLLYTLGPLRIIMETCAESVSSDMNDPRPSTYFNFSGYSGTRRERPQHAEDRTAEDRTAEDRTAEDRTAEDRTAEDQTDLDRMTEEEQIELAIRNSLNDRGPTRRRRTAQPPSGFHPTEEEENLEELRRRRLRRLEEEFYNQRRRRQFM; from the exons ATGCAGAGAGGTCTCCAGTTCGGCCTGCTGCTTCTGGCTGTCCAGTTGTTCCAGCAGGGTCTGGGTAACATCCCAGCCGTCACCCTGGCGGTGCTTGGATTCAACGTGTATCTGTTCATGTTTCCTGCTGCTCCCCTGATGAAG GCCTGTGTGAGCCTCCACTATGTTTACAGTCTTAAAGAGTGGCGTCGCCTCTTCCTGTCCCCCCTCCACCACGTGGATGATTGGCACCTCTACTACAACATGGCGTCCTTCCTGTGGAAAGGTACGAGGCTGGAGCGCCGCCTGGGTGGAGCCTGGTTCCTCTATCTGCTGTCGgtcctctctctgctcaccGGGCTGGTctatctgctgctgcaggcgTGGCTGACTAAACTCATCCAGGAGCCCAATCCACTGTGGGACCTCATCGACGCCTCGGCTCACAGCAGCGAGTGTGCTGTGGGCTTCTCAG GCGTCCTGTTTGCTCTGAAGGTCATCAATAACCATTACAACCCAGGCGGTGTGACCTACCTGTTGGGTACTATTCGAGTGTCCAACCGCTTCGCAAGCTGGGTGGAGTTAGTCCTGATCTATGTAATCGCTCCCAG GACTTCTTTGATCGGTCACCTGTCGGGCATCCTGGTGGGTCTGTTGTACACTTTGGGTCCACTGAGGATCATCATGGAGACGTGTGCAG AGTCTGTGTCTTCAGATATGAATGATCCACGGCCGAGTACATACTTCAACTTCTCAG gttacAGTGGGACTAGACGAGAGCGTCCGCAGCATGCTGAAGATCGCACGGCTGAAGATCGCACGGCTGAAGATCGCACGGCTGAAGATCGCACGGCTGAAGATCGCACGGCTGAAGATCAAACCGACCTGGACAGAATGACGGAGGAGGAGCAGATTGAACTGGCGATCAGGAACAGCCTGAATGACCGag gACCGACGAGGCGGAGACGAACAGCACAACCTCCTTCTGGTTTCCAccccacagaggaggaggagaacctGGAGGAGCTCAGGAGGAGACGACTGAGGAGACTTGAAGAGGAATTTTACAaccagaggagaagaagacagttCATGTAG
- the LOC113746031 gene encoding rhomboid-related protein 4-like isoform X3, producing MQRGLQFGLLLLAVQLFQQGLGNIPAVTLAVLGFNVYLFMFPAAPLMKACVSLHYVYSLKEWRRLFLSPLHHVDDWHLYYNMASFLWKGTRLERRLGGAWFLYLLSVLSLLTGLVYLLLQAWLTKLIQEPNPLWDLIDASAHSSECAVGFSGVLFALKVINNHYNPGGVTYLLGTIRVSNRFASWVELVLIYVIAPRTSLIGHLSGILVGLLYTLGPLRIIMETCAESVSSDMNDPRPSTYFNFSGYSGTRRERPQHAEDRTAEDRTAEDQTDLDRMTEEEQIELAIRNSLNDRGPTRRRRTAQPPSGFHPTEEEENLEELRRRRLRRLEEEFYNQRRRRQFM from the exons ATGCAGAGAGGTCTCCAGTTCGGCCTGCTGCTTCTGGCTGTCCAGTTGTTCCAGCAGGGTCTGGGTAACATCCCAGCCGTCACCCTGGCGGTGCTTGGATTCAACGTGTATCTGTTCATGTTTCCTGCTGCTCCCCTGATGAAG GCCTGTGTGAGCCTCCACTATGTTTACAGTCTTAAAGAGTGGCGTCGCCTCTTCCTGTCCCCCCTCCACCACGTGGATGATTGGCACCTCTACTACAACATGGCGTCCTTCCTGTGGAAAGGTACGAGGCTGGAGCGCCGCCTGGGTGGAGCCTGGTTCCTCTATCTGCTGTCGgtcctctctctgctcaccGGGCTGGTctatctgctgctgcaggcgTGGCTGACTAAACTCATCCAGGAGCCCAATCCACTGTGGGACCTCATCGACGCCTCGGCTCACAGCAGCGAGTGTGCTGTGGGCTTCTCAG GCGTCCTGTTTGCTCTGAAGGTCATCAATAACCATTACAACCCAGGCGGTGTGACCTACCTGTTGGGTACTATTCGAGTGTCCAACCGCTTCGCAAGCTGGGTGGAGTTAGTCCTGATCTATGTAATCGCTCCCAG GACTTCTTTGATCGGTCACCTGTCGGGCATCCTGGTGGGTCTGTTGTACACTTTGGGTCCACTGAGGATCATCATGGAGACGTGTGCAG AGTCTGTGTCTTCAGATATGAATGATCCACGGCCGAGTACATACTTCAACTTCTCAG gttacAGTGGGACTAGACGAGAGCGTCCGCAGCATGCTGAAG ATCGCACGGCTGAAGATCGCACGGCTGAAGATCAAACCGACCTGGACAGAATGACGGAGGAGGAGCAGATTGAACTGGCGATCAGGAACAGCCTGAATGACCGag gACCGACGAGGCGGAGACGAACAGCACAACCTCCTTCTGGTTTCCAccccacagaggaggaggagaacctGGAGGAGCTCAGGAGGAGACGACTGAGGAGACTTGAAGAGGAATTTTACAaccagaggagaagaagacagttCATGTAG